The Nitrospira sp. genome contains a region encoding:
- the secY gene encoding preprotein translocase subunit SecY, translated as MLERLLTSFQNIFKIPELRTRVLFTLGMLVVYRVGSHIPTPGINGEALSEFLQKQGGSLLGFLDIFSGGSLSRLTIFALGIMPYISASIILQLLTVVIPHLTKLAKEGERGRKKIIQYTRFGTIGIALIQGFGIAIGLEQMNQGAFVLNAGWGFRLMTVITLTAGTGFLMWLGEQITERGIGNGISLIIFAGIVARLPAAVAQTYNLYEIGQLNAFLLIALALLMVCVVAAIVFLESGRRKIPVQYAKRVIGRRVYGGQSTHIPLKINTAGVIPPIFASSIIAFPATIAGFFETPWVKSIGAQLAPGSLLYTLMYVGLIVFFCFFYTAVVLNPVDMADNMKKYGGFIPGIRPGQRTSDYIYNVLTKITFAGAIYLAVVCVIPEFLIYKLNVPFYFGGTSLLIVIGVGLDTAQQIESHMLMRNYEGFLGKGMAPLRGRSG; from the coding sequence GTGCTTGAGCGGCTTCTCACCAGTTTTCAGAATATCTTCAAGATTCCCGAGTTGCGCACTCGTGTCCTGTTCACGCTCGGAATGTTGGTCGTGTATCGGGTGGGGTCGCATATTCCGACTCCCGGCATCAACGGTGAGGCGCTCTCCGAGTTCTTGCAGAAACAGGGCGGATCTTTACTGGGGTTCCTTGATATTTTCTCAGGCGGATCATTATCCCGCCTGACAATCTTTGCGCTGGGCATCATGCCGTATATCAGCGCATCGATCATTCTCCAATTGTTGACAGTCGTCATCCCGCATTTGACCAAGTTGGCCAAGGAGGGTGAACGAGGCCGCAAGAAGATCATCCAATACACGCGGTTTGGGACGATCGGGATCGCCTTGATTCAAGGGTTCGGTATCGCAATTGGGTTGGAACAAATGAATCAGGGAGCGTTCGTACTCAACGCCGGTTGGGGATTCCGTCTCATGACGGTGATCACGCTGACGGCCGGCACCGGCTTCTTGATGTGGCTCGGCGAGCAAATCACTGAACGAGGGATCGGCAACGGAATCTCCTTGATCATTTTTGCCGGTATCGTCGCACGGTTGCCGGCAGCCGTCGCCCAGACTTACAATTTGTACGAGATCGGTCAGCTCAACGCGTTCTTGCTGATCGCCTTGGCTCTCTTGATGGTGTGTGTGGTTGCGGCGATCGTATTTTTGGAAAGCGGACGCCGAAAGATTCCGGTGCAATATGCGAAACGGGTCATCGGCCGACGGGTCTATGGGGGACAGAGTACGCACATTCCGTTAAAGATTAACACGGCAGGCGTCATCCCTCCCATATTTGCCTCGTCAATCATTGCGTTTCCTGCAACCATAGCGGGATTCTTTGAGACCCCATGGGTGAAATCGATCGGAGCCCAGCTGGCGCCAGGATCGTTGCTCTATACATTGATGTATGTCGGCTTAATTGTCTTTTTCTGTTTCTTTTACACGGCGGTCGTCCTGAACCCTGTGGATATGGCTGATAACATGAAAAAGTACGGGGGGTTTATCCCCGGGATCCGGCCTGGGCAACGAACTTCCGACTATATCTATAATGTGCTGACGAAGATCACCTTTGCCGGTGCCATCTATCTCGCCGTCGTCTGTGTCATTCCGGAATTCCTGATTTATAAACTCAATGTCCCATTTTATTTTGGAGGAACGTCCCTTTTGATCGTGATTGGGGTGGGACTCGACACGGCCCAGCAAATTGAATCCCACATGCTGATGCGTAACTACGAGGGATTTTTGGGCAAAGGAATGGCGCCGTTGCGTGGGAGAAGCGGATAG
- the rpsK gene encoding 30S ribosomal protein S11, whose protein sequence is MSVKKGKKKERRIVQSGVAHVQASFNNTIVTITDMSGNTVVWASAGNQGFKGSRKSTPFAAQRAGEAAARKAMESGMRQVDVYVNGPGSGRESAIRSLQGAGLRINLIRDVTPIPHNGCRPPKRRRV, encoded by the coding sequence ATGAGCGTGAAAAAAGGCAAGAAGAAAGAGCGTCGGATCGTTCAGAGTGGAGTGGCGCATGTTCAAGCATCGTTCAACAATACGATCGTGACGATCACCGACATGAGCGGCAATACGGTGGTATGGGCAAGCGCGGGCAATCAAGGGTTCAAGGGATCGCGAAAGAGCACCCCGTTTGCTGCGCAACGCGCCGGGGAGGCAGCAGCGCGAAAAGCCATGGAAAGTGGGATGCGGCAGGTCGATGTGTATGTCAATGGTCCGGGTTCCGGTCGAGAATCGGCTATTCGCTCCCTGCAGGGAGCTGGTTTGCGGATCAACTTGATTCGTGACGTGACACCGATTCCGCACAATGGATGCCGGCCGCCCAAGCGGCGGCGAGTCTAA
- the rpsD gene encoding 30S ribosomal protein S4 has protein sequence MARYRGPVCRLCRREGEKLFLKGTRCMTEKCAIERRSYPPGQHGQGRQRTSDYSLQLREKQKLRRIYGLQECQFRGVFERAERQTGVTGDALLRLLECRLDNVAYRLGFGASRKQARQMVSHGHFTVNGKKITVAGALVKPGDVIEIRERSRDLAAIQAALESVDSRGIPDWLELDKGAFKGIVRALPVKEQIALPVNEQMVVELYSR, from the coding sequence GTGGCAAGGTATCGTGGTCCAGTCTGTCGGTTGTGTCGGCGAGAAGGTGAGAAGCTCTTTCTCAAGGGCACTCGCTGTATGACGGAGAAATGTGCCATCGAACGCCGGAGCTATCCTCCTGGGCAACATGGGCAGGGGCGTCAGCGTACCTCGGACTATAGCCTTCAGTTGCGCGAGAAGCAGAAGCTGCGTCGAATCTATGGTCTTCAGGAGTGTCAATTCCGTGGTGTGTTTGAACGTGCCGAGCGACAGACCGGGGTCACCGGCGATGCCTTATTGAGATTGCTCGAATGCCGATTGGACAATGTCGCGTACCGATTGGGGTTTGGGGCTTCTCGGAAACAAGCTCGTCAGATGGTCAGTCATGGCCATTTCACAGTGAACGGCAAGAAGATTACGGTGGCCGGTGCCTTGGTGAAACCAGGTGATGTGATTGAGATTCGTGAGCGGAGTCGAGATTTGGCGGCCATCCAAGCCGCGTTGGAATCCGTCGATAGCCGGGGGATTCCCGATTGGCTTGAACTGGATAAAGGGGCGTTCAAGGGAATTGTGCGGGCCTTGCCGGTAAAGGAGCAGATCGCGTTGCCGGTAAACGAACAGATGGTGGTGGAATTGTACTCACGATAG
- the infA gene encoding translation initiation factor IF-1: MAKEDIIEVQGSVAETLPNAMFRVKLENGHIILAHISGKMRMHFIRILPGDKVTVEMSPYDLTRGRITYRFK; this comes from the coding sequence GTGGCAAAAGAAGACATTATTGAAGTTCAGGGCTCGGTCGCGGAGACGCTTCCCAACGCCATGTTTCGGGTGAAACTCGAAAACGGCCATATCATATTGGCTCATATCTCGGGGAAAATGCGGATGCATTTCATTCGCATTCTTCCTGGCGATAAGGTCACGGTGGAGATGTCGCCGTACGATTTGACCAGAGGCCGTATTACCTATCGCTTTAAGTAA
- the rpmJ gene encoding 50S ribosomal protein L36: MKVKSSVKPICAKCKVVRRRGVVRILCNNPRHKQRQG, encoded by the coding sequence ATGAAGGTCAAATCATCAGTGAAGCCCATTTGCGCGAAGTGCAAAGTCGTACGCCGTCGGGGAGTCGTTCGGATTCTCTGCAACAACCCTCGTCATAAGCAACGACAGGGATGA
- the rpsM gene encoding 30S ribosomal protein S13, whose product MARIAGVDLPRNKRTDIGLTYIYGIGRVSAQHILDEAGVDGAVRVKDLSEDKIVKLREIIERDHRVEGDLRKEVSLNIKRLIDTGSYRGLRHRKGLPVRGQRTKTNARTRKGRRAGVSSKPRPTVTKTAPSA is encoded by the coding sequence ATGGCACGTATTGCTGGCGTCGATTTACCGCGGAACAAACGAACGGATATAGGGTTGACGTATATCTACGGGATCGGGCGAGTGTCCGCTCAACATATTCTCGACGAAGCCGGTGTCGATGGGGCGGTCCGTGTCAAGGATCTCAGCGAGGATAAGATCGTCAAGTTACGTGAAATCATCGAGCGCGACCATCGGGTCGAAGGGGATCTTCGCAAAGAAGTGTCGCTCAATATCAAGCGGTTGATCGACACTGGATCGTACCGAGGGCTACGCCATCGCAAAGGATTGCCTGTTCGTGGTCAGCGGACCAAGACGAATGCCCGGACACGCAAGGGACGACGTGCGGGCGTCAGTAGTAAACCGAGGCCGACGGTCACCAAAACGGCGCCAAGCGCCTAA
- the rpmD gene encoding 50S ribosomal protein L30, giving the protein MGATKSSGSSEPGVQSVRVTLRRSPIGTPERHRLVLRGLGLRRLRQTVVHPDTPQVRGMIHKVGYLLEVGKP; this is encoded by the coding sequence ATGGGGGCAACAAAGTCATCAGGGAGTTCAGAACCTGGGGTTCAGAGTGTGCGAGTGACCCTGAGGCGCAGTCCCATCGGAACGCCTGAGCGCCATCGGCTCGTGCTGCGTGGCCTGGGGCTTCGACGCCTGCGTCAGACCGTTGTGCATCCGGATACCCCTCAGGTACGAGGAATGATTCATAAAGTCGGCTATCTGCTTGAGGTTGGAAAGCCATGA
- a CDS encoding adenylate kinase, with the protein MRLVFLGAPGVGKGTQADKVAAQYRIRKISTGDLLREAVRNQTRLGLEAKGHMDQGKLVPDSVVIGLVREKLADPSHADGFLLDGFPRTVPQAEALAKVLEERGIQLDQVINFQVPREAIVKRLSGRRSCPKCQTTYHVDFAPPKDGSSCDRCGEILVQRSDDQREAIEMRLRVYEEQTAPLIAFYEQKHVLSHLNGAEAVEAVYQNLVRTLAAYQAA; encoded by the coding sequence ATGCGGCTTGTATTTCTAGGGGCTCCGGGTGTCGGAAAAGGGACGCAGGCGGATAAGGTCGCGGCTCAGTATCGAATCCGTAAGATTTCAACGGGTGATTTGCTGCGGGAGGCGGTTCGCAATCAGACCCGACTTGGTCTGGAAGCCAAAGGGCATATGGACCAGGGAAAGCTGGTTCCTGATTCCGTGGTCATCGGGTTGGTGCGGGAGAAACTCGCGGACCCATCTCACGCTGATGGATTTCTTCTTGATGGGTTTCCACGGACGGTTCCTCAAGCGGAAGCGTTGGCAAAAGTGCTGGAGGAGCGAGGCATTCAGCTGGATCAAGTGATTAATTTCCAGGTTCCTCGAGAGGCAATCGTCAAGCGTCTGAGTGGACGACGGAGCTGCCCTAAATGCCAGACGACCTATCACGTAGATTTCGCGCCGCCCAAGGACGGAAGCTCGTGTGATCGGTGCGGAGAAATATTGGTTCAGCGAAGTGATGATCAACGGGAGGCGATTGAGATGCGCCTCCGAGTGTATGAAGAGCAGACAGCACCATTAATCGCTTTTTATGAACAGAAGCACGTGTTGTCGCATCTCAATGGTGCCGAGGCGGTGGAAGCCGTCTACCAAAACCTCGTACGAACGCTGGCGGCATACCAGGCGGCATGA
- the rplO gene encoding 50S ribosomal protein L15: MNLHDLTPARGAKKRRKRIGRGPGSGHGKTATKGHKGLLARSGGGKRPGFEGGQMPLIRRLPKYGFTNPSRVEYAIVNLKSFEGWAGSETVTPQAMVDAGLVKRKKLPIKVLGNGELKKPLVVQAHKFSKSAEAKIQAAGGRVEVIGGA; this comes from the coding sequence ATGAATCTTCATGATTTGACTCCGGCGCGCGGGGCAAAGAAGCGACGGAAACGTATTGGACGTGGGCCTGGGTCCGGTCACGGAAAGACCGCGACCAAAGGGCATAAGGGGTTACTGGCTCGATCCGGTGGGGGGAAGCGTCCTGGCTTTGAGGGTGGGCAGATGCCGTTGATCCGCCGCCTTCCGAAGTATGGCTTTACGAATCCTTCCCGAGTGGAATATGCCATTGTGAACCTCAAGAGTTTCGAAGGATGGGCTGGGAGCGAGACGGTTACTCCGCAAGCCATGGTCGATGCTGGATTAGTGAAACGAAAAAAACTGCCGATCAAGGTTCTTGGCAACGGTGAGCTCAAAAAGCCACTCGTTGTGCAAGCCCACAAGTTCAGTAAATCTGCTGAAGCGAAGATCCAAGCGGCCGGAGGGCGAGTCGAGGTCATCGGCGGTGCTTGA
- the rpsE gene encoding 30S ribosomal protein S5, which produces MRVNPDELSLKDKVVFINRVAKVVKGGKRFNFCALVVVGDGHGWVGIGKGKAAEVPVAISKAVEQAKKHLVHVPLKGGTIPHEVHGLFGGEHVLLKPAVDGTGIIAGGAVRAVVELVGAHNVIAKTLGRGNPFNAVRATLDGLTQLRNLDDVLRFRRQAVAEGQERVTA; this is translated from the coding sequence GTGCGAGTCAATCCCGATGAATTAAGCCTCAAGGACAAGGTGGTCTTCATTAACCGGGTCGCAAAAGTTGTGAAGGGTGGAAAGCGCTTCAACTTCTGCGCGCTCGTTGTCGTCGGTGACGGTCACGGGTGGGTTGGGATCGGTAAGGGAAAGGCTGCTGAAGTCCCGGTCGCCATCTCTAAGGCTGTCGAACAGGCCAAGAAACACCTCGTTCATGTCCCTCTGAAGGGTGGAACCATCCCGCATGAAGTGCATGGGTTGTTCGGGGGAGAGCATGTGTTACTGAAACCAGCCGTCGACGGAACAGGCATTATTGCCGGAGGCGCGGTTCGCGCCGTCGTGGAATTAGTCGGCGCGCACAATGTGATCGCGAAAACCTTAGGGCGTGGTAATCCCTTCAATGCGGTTCGCGCAACACTCGACGGACTGACCCAATTGAGAAATTTGGATGATGTTCTTCGCTTCCGTCGACAGGCGGTCGCTGAAGGACAAGAAAGGGTTACGGCTTGA
- the map gene encoding type I methionyl aminopeptidase, producing MIILKTPAEIEVMAAASRVVAEALEIVKKAVHPGISTEELDWIAEEEIRARGAVPAFKGYRNYPKTLCASVNEQVVHGIPSKRKLKEGDIIGLDLGAIVGGFYGDSAVTVAVGRIPEATEKLVRVTKEALDLGIKQAVVGNRLTDISYAVQRHVESAGFSVVTEFVGHGIGRQLHEEPQVPNYGKPGQGPRLQPGMVLAIEPMVNMGRSAVRVLEDRWTAVTVDGSLSAHFEHTIAIQPAGPPQVLSQIEKL from the coding sequence ATGATCATTCTGAAAACGCCCGCCGAGATCGAAGTGATGGCGGCGGCGTCACGGGTGGTAGCTGAGGCGCTGGAGATCGTCAAGAAGGCGGTTCATCCCGGTATCAGCACCGAAGAACTGGATTGGATTGCTGAGGAGGAAATACGAGCCAGAGGGGCGGTTCCAGCGTTCAAGGGCTATCGGAACTATCCCAAGACCCTCTGTGCCTCTGTGAACGAACAGGTGGTTCACGGTATCCCTTCGAAGCGAAAGCTTAAGGAGGGAGATATTATTGGGCTGGATCTTGGTGCGATTGTCGGTGGATTCTATGGAGATTCTGCCGTGACCGTCGCGGTCGGGCGAATCCCTGAGGCGACAGAGAAACTGGTTCGGGTGACAAAAGAGGCGCTTGATCTGGGGATCAAACAGGCCGTCGTCGGCAATCGATTGACGGACATCTCGTATGCCGTGCAGCGTCATGTCGAATCGGCCGGATTCTCGGTCGTGACAGAGTTTGTCGGTCACGGGATCGGTCGGCAGTTGCATGAAGAACCCCAAGTTCCCAACTATGGGAAACCTGGGCAGGGGCCTCGCTTGCAGCCCGGGATGGTATTGGCGATTGAGCCGATGGTGAACATGGGTCGGAGTGCTGTTCGTGTTCTTGAGGATCGATGGACGGCTGTCACGGTGGATGGCAGTCTGTCTGCCCACTTCGAGCATACGATTGCCATACAACCGGCCGGACCTCCCCAGGTTTTGAGTCAGATCGAGAAACTTTAG